From the Serratia nematodiphila DZ0503SBS1 genome, one window contains:
- a CDS encoding (4Fe-4S)-binding protein: MDEELTAAGYRRYSGDKIDVYFNSAVCRHSANCVHGNAAIFTLNRRPWIMPDNADVAEVKRVIDTCPSGALKYREK; the protein is encoded by the coding sequence ATGGATGAGGAATTGACCGCCGCCGGTTACCGCCGTTATTCCGGTGATAAGATTGACGTTTATTTTAACAGTGCAGTTTGCCGCCATTCCGCCAACTGCGTGCATGGCAACGCGGCTATTTTTACCTTGAATCGCCGCCCGTGGATTATGCCGGACAATGCCGACGTGGCCGAAGTGAAACGCGTTATCGATACTTGCCCCAGCGGCGCACTGAAATATAGGGAGAAATAA
- a CDS encoding GNAT family N-acetyltransferase, which yields MDHKILADDKRFYINDEHGKLIAEISFVPSGDKLTIIDHTWVDESLKGQGVGKKLVALVVEKMRAEQRKIIPLCPFAKHEFDTTPAYQDIRA from the coding sequence ATGGATCATAAAATACTGGCGGACGACAAGCGTTTTTATATCAATGACGAGCACGGCAAGCTGATCGCCGAGATCTCTTTCGTGCCGAGCGGTGACAAGCTGACCATTATCGATCACACCTGGGTGGATGAGTCATTGAAGGGGCAGGGCGTCGGCAAAAAGCTGGTGGCGCTGGTGGTGGAGAAAATGCGCGCGGAGCAGCGCAAAATCATTCCGCTGTGCCCGTTCGCCAAGCATGAGTTTGATACCACGCCAGCCTATCAGGACATTCGCGCCTGA
- a CDS encoding YodC family protein, with the protein MAFNIGDFVQRTTGGPKMTVVAIDGETLVCSWNELGKEQRTEVQASEVALYHEDGDFGVC; encoded by the coding sequence ATGGCATTCAATATCGGTGATTTTGTACAACGCACCACCGGCGGCCCAAAGATGACCGTGGTGGCGATCGACGGCGAAACCCTGGTTTGCAGCTGGAATGAACTGGGTAAAGAGCAGCGCACGGAGGTGCAGGCCAGCGAGGTGGCGCTGTACCACGAAGACGGCGATTTCGGCGTCTGCTGA
- a CDS encoding DUF1543 domain-containing protein → MPGLLMFYVGGTAPGANIELHDVQFAAADRPDEAYPLLREKWFGDKRKVHVDGYARIDWADGYDVSLEPAPFAGEEKLFFVNVGGYRSDELAELHQFGLFVARSADEAKDKAKRALLTDSAKQHKDDLAEVDDCLLLQALQGYHVHLRANPHGKPARPLWQGYLPIGEPAL, encoded by the coding sequence ATGCCGGGATTATTGATGTTTTATGTGGGCGGTACGGCGCCGGGCGCCAATATTGAGTTGCACGACGTGCAGTTCGCGGCGGCGGATCGGCCGGATGAGGCGTATCCACTGCTGCGCGAAAAGTGGTTCGGCGATAAGCGCAAGGTGCATGTCGACGGCTATGCGCGCATCGACTGGGCGGACGGTTACGACGTGAGCCTGGAGCCTGCGCCGTTCGCCGGTGAAGAGAAGCTGTTTTTCGTTAACGTGGGCGGTTACCGCAGCGATGAGCTGGCGGAACTGCACCAGTTCGGCCTGTTCGTGGCGCGCTCCGCCGACGAGGCGAAAGACAAAGCCAAACGGGCGCTGCTGACCGATAGCGCGAAGCAGCACAAGGATGACCTGGCCGAGGTGGACGACTGCCTGCTGCTGCAGGCGCTGCAGGGTTATCACGTTCATCTGCGGGCCAACCCGCACGGCAAACCGGCCCGGCCGCTGTGGCAGGGGTATCTGCCGATTGGCGAACCCGCGTTATAA
- a CDS encoding LysR substrate-binding domain-containing protein — protein MNIMHLDLKRLDLNLLLVFEAIYRLRSVTRAAAELALSASALSHALIRLRKALADELFYRVGNDMHPTVYADSLAPTVSESLALLAKGLHPRPRFVPAESRESFTFAITDYTAFAVFPALMAQMQRLAPGLSFQLRYSERKVALNDLLAGRIDFALGFTETDGESYPEIDEVSWLEDEYVAICSPAFSVKYGELTLENYLRARHLVVTPWNEQRGVIDYQLDKLGLQRDIAIRTPSLLGAPFIVADSELVMSMPRYAAQKLRQAAALDIHPLPFPVPPYQIKIYLHRKNGRPEACRWLRQQLQALAAL, from the coding sequence ATGAATATCATGCATCTGGATTTGAAGCGCCTCGATCTCAACCTGCTGCTGGTGTTCGAAGCGATCTATCGCCTGCGATCGGTGACGCGCGCCGCAGCGGAGCTGGCCCTCAGCGCGTCGGCGCTGAGCCACGCGCTGATCCGGCTGCGTAAGGCGCTGGCGGACGAGCTGTTCTACCGGGTCGGCAACGACATGCACCCGACGGTGTATGCCGACAGCCTGGCCCCGACCGTCAGCGAAAGTCTGGCGCTGCTGGCCAAAGGGCTGCATCCGCGCCCGCGCTTCGTTCCCGCCGAAAGCCGGGAGAGCTTCACCTTCGCCATTACCGATTACACCGCCTTCGCGGTGTTTCCCGCGCTGATGGCGCAGATGCAGCGCCTGGCGCCGGGGCTGTCGTTCCAGCTGCGCTATTCCGAGCGCAAGGTGGCATTGAACGATCTGTTGGCGGGGCGCATCGACTTCGCGCTGGGCTTTACCGAAACCGACGGCGAAAGCTACCCGGAGATCGACGAGGTGAGCTGGCTGGAGGATGAGTATGTGGCGATTTGTTCACCCGCCTTCAGCGTAAAATACGGCGAACTGACGCTGGAAAACTATCTGCGGGCGCGCCATCTGGTGGTGACGCCGTGGAACGAACAGCGCGGCGTCATTGACTACCAGCTCGATAAGCTGGGGCTGCAGCGCGATATCGCCATCCGCACGCCTTCGCTGCTGGGAGCGCCGTTCATCGTCGCCGACAGCGAACTGGTGATGAGCATGCCGCGCTACGCCGCGCAAAAATTGCGGCAGGCGGCGGCGCTGGATATCCACCCCCTGCCGTTTCCGGTGCCGCCGTATCAGATTAAAATCTACCTGCACCGCAAGAACGGCCGGCCGGAGGCCTGCCGCTGGTTGCGGCAACAGCTGCAGGCGCTGGCGGCGTTATAA
- a CDS encoding GNAT family N-acetyltransferase → MTIEIYPAQKSDAKLILDMIIELAVYEKAREQVLASVEDIERSLFGPGACSEALICTVNGEPAGYAVFFMSYSTWLGKNGIYLEDLYVAPKHRGAGAGKKLLRHIAQLACERQCGRLEWSVLDWNQPAIDFYLSIGAQPQGEWVRYRMEGEALTHFAAHGEALPAQ, encoded by the coding sequence ATGACCATCGAGATTTACCCGGCGCAAAAAAGCGACGCCAAACTGATTCTGGATATGATTATCGAGCTGGCGGTGTACGAAAAGGCGCGCGAGCAGGTGCTGGCCAGCGTGGAAGATATCGAACGCAGCCTGTTTGGGCCTGGCGCCTGTTCCGAAGCGCTGATTTGTACGGTGAACGGCGAGCCGGCGGGTTATGCGGTGTTCTTTATGAGTTACTCAACCTGGCTGGGTAAAAACGGCATCTATCTGGAAGACCTGTACGTGGCGCCGAAGCATCGCGGCGCGGGCGCCGGTAAAAAGTTGCTGCGGCACATCGCTCAGTTGGCGTGCGAGCGGCAGTGCGGCCGCCTGGAGTGGAGCGTGCTGGACTGGAACCAGCCGGCCATCGATTTTTACCTCAGCATCGGCGCGCAGCCGCAGGGCGAGTGGGTGCGCTATCGCATGGAGGGCGAGGCGCTGACGCACTTCGCGGCGCACGGGGAGGCGCTGCCGGCGCAATAG
- a CDS encoding class I SAM-dependent methyltransferase, whose protein sequence is MTQNIYDNQAFFDGYAQLSRSQHGLDGAPEWPAIRRILPDLQGKSVVDLGCGYGWFCRSAREQGAASVLGLDVSEKMLAKAREMTADAGIEYRRQDLAQLQLPPESYDLVYSSLTLHYLEDLAALFATVYAALKPGGQFIFTAEHPIYTAPAQQGWLTDGNGQKSWPVNGYQREGQRVSNWLAEGVIKQHRTLGSYINPLAQQGFIIQHLNEWGPSAQQIAAIPALDEEQERPMIFILAARKPA, encoded by the coding sequence ATGACGCAAAACATCTATGACAATCAGGCCTTCTTCGACGGCTACGCGCAGCTCAGCCGCTCGCAGCATGGCCTGGACGGCGCGCCGGAATGGCCCGCCATCCGCCGCATCCTGCCGGACTTGCAGGGCAAAAGCGTGGTCGATCTCGGCTGCGGCTACGGCTGGTTTTGCCGCAGCGCGCGCGAACAGGGCGCAGCCAGCGTGCTGGGGCTGGACGTCTCGGAAAAGATGCTGGCCAAGGCGCGGGAGATGACCGCCGACGCGGGCATCGAGTACCGCCGGCAAGATTTGGCGCAGCTGCAGCTGCCGCCGGAAAGTTACGATCTGGTCTACAGCTCGCTGACGCTGCACTACCTCGAGGATCTGGCCGCGCTGTTCGCCACGGTTTACGCCGCGCTGAAACCCGGCGGGCAGTTCATCTTCACCGCCGAGCACCCGATCTACACCGCCCCGGCGCAGCAGGGCTGGCTGACCGACGGCAACGGGCAGAAATCCTGGCCGGTCAACGGCTACCAGCGGGAAGGCCAGCGCGTCTCCAACTGGCTGGCGGAAGGCGTCATCAAGCAGCACCGCACGCTCGGCAGCTATATCAACCCGCTGGCGCAGCAAGGATTTATCATCCAGCATTTGAACGAATGGGGCCCCAGCGCGCAGCAAATCGCCGCTATCCCGGCGCTGGACGAAGAGCAGGAACGCCCGATGATCTTTATTCTCGCCGCCCGCAAACCCGCCTGA
- a CDS encoding GNAT family N-acetyltransferase → MDMISVRQAPELAPRAIAYFQRHWATAETLMMYEDAINRSLGAANPLPQWYLLMENDQILGCAGLITNDFISRGELYPWLCALYVEETQRGRGCGAKLIEHVAAETRRLGFPQLHLCTDLEGYYERSGFVYNGLGYHPWGEASRVYSRVL, encoded by the coding sequence ATGGACATGATTTCGGTGCGGCAAGCGCCCGAGCTGGCGCCGCGCGCCATTGCATATTTTCAGCGGCACTGGGCCACGGCAGAGACGCTGATGATGTATGAAGACGCTATCAACCGCAGCCTCGGCGCCGCCAACCCGCTGCCGCAGTGGTACCTGCTGATGGAAAATGACCAGATCCTCGGCTGTGCGGGGCTGATTACCAACGACTTTATCAGCCGCGGTGAGCTGTATCCCTGGCTGTGTGCGCTCTACGTAGAGGAAACGCAGCGCGGCCGGGGCTGCGGCGCCAAGCTGATTGAGCATGTGGCGGCGGAAACTCGCCGGTTGGGCTTCCCGCAGCTGCACCTGTGCACCGATCTGGAGGGTTACTACGAGCGCAGCGGTTTCGTTTATAACGGGCTCGGCTATCACCCCTGGGGCGAGGCCTCGCGGGTCTATTCGCGGGTGCTGTAA
- a CDS encoding DUF1120 domain-containing protein yields MKKRLLQNKLWPISVFSLLMFFSGQLIASPAAELKVSGKIKHSGCTVIAGNDGVYDFGTVREGPRGKVQRLPALKQTWQVRCEGDAYLTLIPMDNRSASRNGSDLSRFGLGNTSDGNSIGYFMLGLSRSTVNSVPAALRAHNAAGTSPGSEVALISGERTDWLLADSTRAFGRTYTMDISVTPVLAADIPTADKVELDGSVTLNFVFGL; encoded by the coding sequence ATGAAAAAGAGACTGTTGCAAAATAAATTATGGCCAATAAGCGTATTTAGCCTGTTGATGTTTTTTTCCGGTCAACTTATTGCCTCGCCTGCTGCTGAGTTGAAAGTGTCCGGGAAAATAAAGCATTCAGGATGCACCGTTATTGCCGGTAACGATGGCGTTTATGATTTTGGCACCGTGCGGGAAGGCCCCCGGGGGAAGGTACAGAGATTGCCGGCCTTGAAACAAACCTGGCAGGTGCGCTGTGAGGGCGATGCTTACCTGACGCTCATTCCGATGGATAACCGCTCTGCCAGCCGCAACGGGTCGGACCTGAGTCGTTTCGGGCTGGGTAATACGTCCGATGGGAACTCCATTGGGTATTTTATGTTGGGCCTGTCTCGTTCCACGGTGAACAGTGTTCCGGCAGCTTTGCGCGCACATAATGCGGCCGGGACTTCACCAGGTAGCGAAGTGGCGTTGATTTCCGGTGAGCGTACCGATTGGTTGCTGGCGGATTCGACGCGAGCCTTTGGTCGTACTTATACCATGGATATTTCGGTGACGCCGGTTCTGGCTGCCGACATTCCCACTGCCGATAAAGTGGAGCTGGACGGTTCGGTAACGTTGAATTTTGTTTTTGGGCTCTGA
- a CDS encoding DUF1120 domain-containing protein, protein MSMDIHDEKTVISASIAAVLMMANQVSAASMSPELKVKGQMAVPSCQVSIVNDGVFDLGKLSNALVSSTTATALAKSQKQLVVDCEAETFLNFTVVDNREGTASVTGSANFGLGGVNGSGKLGYYKVNALNAAVNGVSSALYSVQKGATTFSTVSSAYVDKNNVTGWAKSGNVQNSGRLFSVMLEVEPYLASSKDMNGPITDSVKLDGSSTLNFAYGI, encoded by the coding sequence ATGAGTATGGATATTCATGATGAAAAAACAGTAATCTCTGCAAGCATCGCCGCAGTCTTGATGATGGCGAATCAGGTTTCTGCGGCATCTATGTCACCAGAGCTGAAGGTCAAAGGGCAAATGGCGGTACCGTCTTGTCAGGTATCCATTGTTAACGATGGCGTTTTCGATCTTGGCAAGCTGTCCAATGCGTTGGTGAGCTCCACGACAGCCACCGCGCTGGCTAAATCGCAAAAACAGTTGGTCGTTGACTGTGAAGCCGAAACCTTTCTGAATTTCACCGTGGTCGATAACCGCGAAGGCACTGCCAGCGTAACGGGCAGCGCCAACTTTGGCCTGGGTGGTGTCAATGGCTCCGGCAAACTCGGTTATTATAAAGTCAATGCCCTTAATGCCGCAGTTAACGGCGTTTCTTCAGCACTGTACAGCGTTCAGAAAGGCGCCACGACATTCTCTACCGTCAGTTCGGCCTATGTCGATAAAAACAACGTCACGGGTTGGGCAAAGTCGGGTAATGTTCAAAACAGCGGAAGACTCTTCTCCGTAATGCTGGAGGTTGAACCTTATTTGGCTTCTTCTAAAGACATGAACGGTCCTATTACCGATAGCGTAAAACTGGATGGATCTTCCACCCTTAATTTTGCGTACGGCATCTGA
- a CDS encoding DUF1120 domain-containing protein, which yields MNKIALRMMVAATLLVTGGSLAAGPSAEIKVVGELIAPTCEVKLPNEGIFDYGSISHTRISKDKPVSLGVKGGSTMEVKCDAETPMTFNVIDNRLGSASETGKTFGLGNVNTTGKLGFYSIQAYFPQIDGVTGRLFVTSDTSITSPQTVVNLEHGKRVGWASASGNTLAIGKNFTAQLLVEAFLAKSGDMHGGVSEDVSLDGSTTLEFGFGL from the coding sequence ATGAATAAAATTGCGTTGCGCATGATGGTAGCTGCCACGCTGCTTGTTACCGGGGGGAGTTTGGCCGCCGGCCCGAGCGCGGAAATTAAAGTAGTGGGTGAACTGATAGCGCCGACCTGTGAGGTCAAACTCCCTAACGAGGGCATTTTCGATTATGGCAGCATCAGCCATACGAGAATCAGCAAGGACAAGCCGGTTAGCCTGGGAGTTAAAGGCGGCAGTACCATGGAGGTGAAATGCGATGCTGAAACACCGATGACTTTTAACGTTATCGACAACCGTCTGGGCAGCGCCAGTGAGACAGGAAAAACCTTTGGCCTCGGTAACGTCAATACTACCGGTAAGCTGGGGTTCTATTCGATTCAGGCCTATTTCCCTCAGATTGATGGGGTGACTGGCAGATTGTTCGTTACTTCAGACACGTCGATCACTTCACCTCAAACCGTGGTTAATCTTGAGCACGGTAAGCGTGTGGGTTGGGCCTCAGCTTCAGGCAATACGTTAGCTATCGGTAAAAACTTCACCGCTCAGCTGTTGGTTGAAGCCTTCCTGGCCAAAAGCGGCGATATGCACGGCGGGGTGAGTGAAGACGTTAGTCTGGATGGGTCTACCACGCTGGAGTTCGGCTTCGGGCTGTAA
- a CDS encoding fimbria/pilus outer membrane usher protein, whose amino-acid sequence MSIRQSASALLFLLVWPMTKTAASGFDVKTLAQLGYNADIAAFFNTARFLPGVHRVMLEVNAAQRYQEEVRFDSEGELCLDERLAQTLRLRVASPPGRCERLETYWPQAVVRVFPGAFRVEITLPEVAFDPDKLRTEQSGGHALLLNYDLYANRRQGRYGNQQMLQAMLEPGINLSNWVLRNRSSYSNDENGSRLEVYETSASKDFPGWGAFVQLGEFSAGGVLSGNVPLSGGQLASVDIGGHNAALTVPLQGSVVNPATLEVKQHGQLIFRTLLPAGPFSLSELGPVMAGVEAEVTVIETDGRRQRFTVTPDTGDPADRSGGYRLAAGRYQPYGGDHYGTSPPALLLGEKAFRLGQGQITVGGLLAHTYKRLGWQGSLGDDGGNWLSGSAIFTRGRQPGAQLETQGQVAMGRSLALSLSSQYRTEGFREADEGLLNPSSVEAETARLRYSGGLALSWRALNAGVLAYSLSHERYYRGSRRSWTHALAYGASLGRATLSVNLQSSAYDRAAVYAGLSLPWGAGSVSSRLQARRNKQMTLGGSWQGPLSERLNGYLDVTRDADGDYQSAGNLNGETPYTRLGLGASRSGQGSTSLSLSSSGGLGVANGTWVTSPQRIGDTFAVMKVPGQSGVKISGSGNGVTDFAGDALLPVLMPYMPLRAQVDTLSLPLNLRLDSTDAALELARGTVAERRFRVTEVRQLLLTLRDESGAPLPTGASVYDEQGQLLGTLIGEGNLMLVNDDIGKALRVRRLNMNECVVSYAVPAAFDPSVLYEEGDGVCRAAGGSSDNG is encoded by the coding sequence GTGTCTATCAGGCAAAGCGCATCGGCACTGCTGTTTCTGTTGGTCTGGCCGATGACGAAAACTGCTGCCTCCGGATTCGATGTCAAAACCCTGGCGCAACTGGGGTATAACGCGGACATCGCTGCCTTTTTCAATACCGCTCGGTTTTTGCCGGGCGTACACCGGGTGATGCTGGAGGTCAACGCGGCGCAGCGCTACCAGGAGGAGGTGCGCTTCGACTCTGAAGGTGAGTTATGCCTGGATGAACGGCTAGCACAGACGCTGCGTTTACGGGTTGCGTCGCCTCCAGGCCGCTGCGAACGTCTTGAGACGTATTGGCCGCAGGCGGTGGTGAGGGTATTTCCCGGCGCCTTTCGGGTGGAAATAACCCTGCCGGAGGTGGCGTTCGACCCGGATAAATTGCGTACCGAGCAGTCAGGTGGCCATGCGCTGCTGCTGAACTACGATCTTTACGCCAACCGCCGCCAGGGGCGCTACGGCAATCAGCAGATGCTGCAGGCGATGCTGGAGCCGGGCATCAACCTCAGCAACTGGGTACTGCGCAACCGTTCGAGCTACAGCAACGACGAGAACGGTAGCCGGCTCGAGGTGTACGAAACCTCGGCGAGCAAAGATTTTCCTGGCTGGGGTGCGTTTGTGCAGCTCGGCGAATTCAGTGCCGGCGGCGTACTAAGTGGTAACGTGCCGCTGAGCGGTGGGCAACTGGCGTCCGTGGATATCGGAGGACACAACGCTGCACTGACAGTGCCGCTGCAGGGCAGCGTTGTGAACCCGGCGACGTTAGAGGTCAAACAGCACGGACAACTGATATTCCGCACCCTGCTACCAGCCGGGCCGTTTTCGCTGAGCGAGTTGGGGCCGGTGATGGCCGGGGTGGAGGCAGAGGTCACCGTTATCGAAACCGACGGGCGGCGGCAACGCTTTACGGTCACGCCCGATACAGGCGATCCAGCGGATCGCTCGGGCGGCTATCGTTTGGCGGCAGGGCGTTATCAGCCCTACGGGGGCGACCATTATGGGACATCGCCGCCAGCGCTGCTGCTGGGGGAGAAGGCGTTCCGTCTCGGCCAGGGGCAGATAACGGTGGGCGGTTTGTTGGCTCATACCTATAAACGACTGGGCTGGCAGGGCAGTTTGGGAGACGACGGCGGCAACTGGTTATCGGGCAGTGCTATTTTCACCCGTGGCCGGCAGCCTGGCGCGCAGCTGGAGACCCAAGGGCAGGTGGCTATGGGGCGGAGTCTGGCGCTGTCTCTGTCGTCACAGTACCGCACGGAAGGCTTCCGGGAGGCGGACGAAGGGCTGCTAAACCCGTCCTCAGTAGAGGCAGAGACGGCACGGTTGCGCTACAGCGGCGGGCTGGCACTTTCCTGGCGGGCCCTGAACGCCGGCGTGCTGGCTTACTCACTGTCGCATGAACGCTATTACCGCGGCAGCCGGCGCAGCTGGACGCATGCACTGGCATATGGTGCGAGCCTGGGGCGGGCGACGTTAAGCGTTAACCTACAGTCTTCCGCTTATGATCGTGCTGCGGTCTATGCCGGGTTGAGTCTGCCTTGGGGGGCGGGCAGCGTTAGCAGCCGGTTGCAGGCGCGGCGTAACAAGCAAATGACGCTGGGCGGCAGTTGGCAGGGGCCGTTGAGCGAACGGCTCAATGGCTATCTGGACGTGACGCGGGACGCGGACGGTGACTATCAGAGCGCCGGCAACCTGAACGGCGAGACGCCCTATACCCGGCTTGGGTTGGGCGCCTCGCGCAGCGGGCAAGGTAGCACATCGCTGTCGCTGTCGTCGTCGGGAGGGCTGGGGGTGGCCAACGGCACCTGGGTGACGTCGCCGCAGCGCATCGGCGACACCTTCGCGGTGATGAAGGTGCCAGGACAGTCCGGTGTGAAAATATCGGGCAGCGGCAATGGCGTCACGGATTTCGCCGGTGACGCGCTGCTGCCGGTGCTGATGCCCTACATGCCGCTGCGTGCTCAGGTCGATACGTTGTCGCTACCGCTGAACCTACGGCTGGACAGCACGGATGCGGCGCTTGAGCTGGCGCGCGGCACTGTGGCGGAGCGGCGTTTTCGGGTGACCGAAGTGCGCCAGCTGCTGCTGACTTTGCGTGATGAAAGCGGCGCTCCGCTGCCGACTGGGGCGTCGGTGTACGATGAACAGGGCCAATTGTTGGGCACGCTGATAGGCGAAGGCAACCTGATGCTGGTGAACGACGATATCGGCAAGGCGCTGCGGGTGCGGCGTCTGAACATGAACGAATGCGTGGTGAGTTACGCGGTGCCGGCGGCGTTCGACCCGTCGGTGTTGTACGAAGAGGGCGATGGCGTCTGCCGTGCGGCGGGCGGCTCGTCCGATAATGGATGA
- a CDS encoding fimbria/pilus chaperone family protein has translation MTIKRRLAQLLGGLWLTLGLAHSAGASFQLESMGIVLEENPGRVSFSIRNSSSEPILLATKVEDLDGKGFSKAVLLSPPIARIEAGQSQQVNFVLKPGTALPHEVMLKASFEGIGQAVDNSARMPVRQSIGLILQPKAVAVSKTPWDDLRLSAGAGRLTLTNGGLHVVRLAPQLTLQPSGKVVTLENYYLMAGETQTLAVEGQPTSVVITPLSRYGFKQDAVTLTVK, from the coding sequence ATGACGATAAAACGGAGACTGGCGCAACTGCTGGGCGGGCTGTGGTTGACGCTGGGGTTGGCGCATTCCGCCGGGGCGTCGTTTCAGCTGGAGAGCATGGGCATCGTGCTGGAGGAGAACCCGGGGCGGGTGAGCTTCAGCATCAGGAACAGCTCGTCGGAGCCGATATTGCTGGCGACGAAGGTGGAGGATTTGGATGGCAAAGGGTTCAGCAAGGCGGTGCTGCTGTCGCCGCCGATAGCGCGCATCGAGGCGGGGCAGAGCCAGCAGGTGAACTTTGTGCTGAAGCCGGGTACGGCGCTGCCGCACGAGGTGATGCTGAAGGCGTCGTTCGAGGGGATAGGGCAGGCGGTGGACAACAGCGCGCGGATGCCGGTACGGCAGAGCATCGGGCTGATTCTGCAGCCGAAAGCGGTGGCGGTGAGCAAGACGCCGTGGGACGACCTGCGGTTGAGCGCAGGAGCCGGTCGGCTGACGCTCACCAACGGCGGGTTGCACGTGGTGCGGCTGGCGCCGCAGCTGACGTTGCAGCCGTCGGGCAAGGTGGTGACGCTGGAGAACTACTACCTGATGGCGGGCGAGACGCAGACGCTGGCGGTGGAAGGGCAGCCGACGTCGGTTGTCATCACGCCGCTGAGCCGCTATGGCTTCAAGCAGGATGCGGTGACGCTGACGGTGAAGTGA
- a CDS encoding DUF2946 domain-containing protein, with translation MRVPRQLPQRFTACIAIMAVLLLFVAPVVSKSLMHHQMMGGMAQPAAAMPHDMHGMAMPAAEHAGHHGMDPAEMIFCGYCELLIHVPLLLWVFVPLLWLMARIARLPCAPRIVPPPIRRLALRPSPRGPPGQPFFLIA, from the coding sequence ATGAGAGTGCCACGCCAGCTACCGCAACGCTTTACCGCCTGCATCGCCATTATGGCGGTGCTGTTGCTGTTTGTTGCGCCGGTGGTGTCGAAATCGCTGATGCACCATCAGATGATGGGCGGCATGGCGCAGCCGGCAGCCGCCATGCCGCATGACATGCATGGGATGGCGATGCCCGCCGCCGAGCATGCCGGCCACCATGGCATGGATCCGGCGGAGATGATTTTCTGCGGCTATTGTGAGCTGCTGATCCACGTGCCGCTGCTGTTGTGGGTATTCGTCCCGCTGCTGTGGCTGATGGCGCGTATTGCGCGCCTGCCTTGCGCGCCACGCATCGTCCCCCCGCCCATTCGGCGCCTTGCTCTGCGGCCAAGCCCGCGCGGGCCGCCCGGCCAGCCGTTTTTCCTTATTGCTTGA